From Streptomyces yatensis, one genomic window encodes:
- a CDS encoding ATP-grasp domain-containing protein, with protein sequence MTGRKTASGPWLAFVESNTTGTGREFCAAARARDLRPVLLTRDPGRYVYVEQDGIDTRLLDTGDLAAVVDCCAGLEQDGGLAGVASSSEYFVSTAARAAAKLGLPAADGDAIARCRDKETQAAALAAAGVPVPAGAAVGEVADAVRAADGIGHPVVLKPVLGSGSVGVRLCRDREETRQWAKELLGRSTDERGNPVPARILVQAAVEGPEFSVETFDNTVVTVVAKHIGPRPYFVETGHEVPAPVPDAVAAALGGTALRALAALGLGWGAAHTELRMSADGPVVIEVNPRLAGGMIPVAVRAALGIDLVDAVIARAAGQSRTPTRPGRGHAAVRFLRNEREGRVTAIGGVEAAQAAPGVVAVAVGTAPGRTVRVTNSFQDRLGCVVATGTDGEQAGDRAAAAAGLIRIELEEPALPDEGVAG encoded by the coding sequence GTGACCGGGCGGAAAACGGCGAGCGGGCCCTGGCTCGCCTTCGTGGAGAGCAACACCACTGGCACGGGGCGGGAGTTCTGCGCGGCGGCGCGGGCGCGAGACCTACGGCCGGTGCTGCTGACCCGGGACCCGGGCCGCTATGTGTACGTCGAGCAGGACGGCATCGACACCAGGCTGCTGGACACCGGAGACCTGGCCGCGGTGGTGGACTGCTGCGCCGGGCTCGAACAGGACGGGGGGCTGGCCGGAGTCGCCTCCAGCTCCGAGTACTTCGTGTCCACCGCCGCCCGCGCGGCCGCCAAGCTCGGCCTGCCCGCTGCGGACGGGGACGCCATCGCCCGGTGCCGGGACAAGGAGACACAGGCCGCCGCGCTGGCGGCGGCCGGCGTCCCGGTGCCCGCCGGCGCGGCCGTGGGCGAGGTGGCCGACGCGGTGCGCGCCGCCGACGGGATCGGCCACCCGGTCGTGCTGAAACCGGTCCTCGGATCGGGCTCGGTCGGTGTCCGGCTGTGCCGGGACCGCGAGGAGACCCGGCAGTGGGCGAAGGAACTGCTCGGCCGCTCCACCGACGAACGCGGCAACCCGGTGCCGGCCCGGATCCTGGTCCAGGCGGCCGTCGAAGGGCCGGAGTTCTCGGTCGAGACCTTCGACAACACCGTGGTCACCGTCGTCGCCAAACACATCGGGCCCCGGCCGTACTTCGTGGAGACCGGACACGAGGTGCCCGCACCCGTGCCCGACGCCGTCGCCGCCGCGCTCGGCGGCACCGCCCTGCGGGCGCTGGCAGCACTCGGCCTGGGCTGGGGAGCCGCCCACACCGAACTGCGGATGTCCGCGGACGGCCCCGTCGTCATCGAGGTCAACCCACGGCTCGCGGGCGGCATGATTCCCGTCGCCGTACGGGCCGCCCTCGGCATCGACCTCGTCGACGCCGTGATCGCCCGCGCGGCGGGACAGAGCCGGACCCCCACGCGGCCGGGCCGGGGGCACGCCGCGGTCCGCTTCCTGCGCAACGAGCGCGAGGGGCGGGTCACGGCCATCGGCGGAGTCGAGGCCGCCCAGGCGGCCCCCGGTGTGGTCGCCGTCGCGGTCGGCACCGCCCCCGGACGGACCGTGCGGGTGACGAACTCGTTCCAGGACCGCCTGGGCTGCGTGGTCGCCACCGGGACGGACGGGGAGCAGGCCGGAGACCGCGCGGCGGCCGCCGCGGGCCTGATCAGGATCGAGCTTGAGGAGCCGGCGCTGCCGGATGAAGGAGTGGCAGGCTGA
- the argH gene encoding argininosuccinate lyase, producing MSSTGRLTHILGPRTRRVVYGEPDPGAIRGELEPISTIDMAHVVMLTECGLLPSDTAAALLERITRLREEGFGTLHGLPAPRGLYLMYEGHLVAELGADVGGKLHTGRSRNDIKATVTAMRLRAELTDLLGEVLRLQAVLLSRARAHRDVVMPIYTHFQPAMPISYGYYLCGIATALDRDITALRQTLDELDRCPLGAGAVSGTDLPIEPARTASLLGFAGPPLHAIDAVAARDTLLRALAAASSAGVTLSRLGTDLQLWSTQEFGLIEFPERLVGGSSAMPQKRNAFLLEHVKAKAGAAIGAWTASASAMKSAPFTNSIEVGTEAVAPAWPALAAVRDSVLLAQVLVSGARPAVERMERRTAESFVTATVIANRLVAQGVPFRTAHHIVGAAVREAIESGATELTKIALPDGAPTGTATELSSLRDVVAAHDRGGGPGESDAAVAVLRERLATHGQRLADHRGRTRDAERRLRAAVDELLAAHGSMAGKDGER from the coding sequence GTGAGCTCCACCGGACGGCTCACCCATATCCTCGGCCCGCGCACCCGCCGCGTCGTCTACGGCGAACCCGATCCCGGCGCCATCCGCGGGGAACTGGAGCCCATCAGCACCATCGACATGGCCCACGTGGTCATGCTCACCGAGTGCGGGCTGCTGCCCTCCGACACGGCCGCCGCGCTCCTGGAGCGCATCACCCGGCTGCGGGAAGAGGGCTTCGGCACGCTGCACGGGCTGCCGGCCCCGCGCGGCCTGTACCTGATGTACGAGGGCCATCTGGTGGCCGAACTCGGCGCCGACGTGGGCGGAAAGCTGCACACCGGACGCTCCCGCAACGACATCAAGGCGACCGTCACCGCGATGCGGCTGCGCGCCGAACTGACCGACCTGCTCGGCGAGGTGCTGAGGCTTCAGGCGGTCCTGCTCTCCCGGGCACGCGCCCACCGCGACGTGGTGATGCCCATCTACACCCACTTCCAGCCGGCCATGCCGATCAGTTACGGCTACTACCTGTGCGGGATAGCCACCGCGCTCGATCGCGACATCACCGCGCTGCGCCAGACGCTGGACGAGCTGGACCGCTGCCCCCTGGGCGCCGGGGCGGTCTCCGGGACGGACCTGCCCATCGAACCGGCGCGCACCGCCTCCCTGCTGGGGTTCGCCGGCCCACCGCTGCACGCGATCGACGCGGTGGCCGCACGGGACACACTGCTGCGCGCGCTGGCCGCCGCGTCCTCGGCCGGGGTGACGCTGAGCCGGCTCGGCACCGACCTGCAGCTGTGGAGCACCCAGGAGTTCGGGCTCATCGAGTTCCCCGAACGGCTGGTCGGCGGCAGCTCGGCCATGCCCCAGAAGCGCAACGCGTTCCTGCTGGAACACGTCAAGGCCAAGGCGGGCGCGGCCATCGGCGCCTGGACGGCCTCCGCCTCCGCCATGAAGTCCGCGCCGTTCACCAACTCCATCGAGGTCGGCACCGAGGCCGTGGCCCCGGCCTGGCCCGCGCTGGCCGCCGTACGGGACTCCGTCCTCCTGGCCCAGGTGCTCGTCAGCGGCGCCCGCCCGGCCGTGGAGCGGATGGAACGGCGTACGGCGGAGAGCTTCGTGACCGCCACCGTGATCGCCAACCGGCTGGTCGCACAAGGGGTTCCGTTCCGCACCGCCCACCACATCGTGGGCGCCGCCGTACGCGAGGCGATCGAGAGCGGGGCAACCGAACTCACCAAGATCGCCCTGCCCGACGGGGCCCCCACCGGCACGGCCACCGAACTGTCCTCCCTGAGGGACGTCGTCGCGGCACACGACCGCGGCGGCGGCCCCGGCGAGTCCGACGCGGCCGTGGCCGTCCTGCGGGAGCGGCTGGCCACCCATGGGCAACGGCTCGCCGACCACCGCGGCCGCACACGGGACGCGGAGCGCAGGCTGCGTGCCGCGGTCGACGAGCTCCTGGCGGCCCACGGATCCATGGCGGGAAAGGACGGAGAACGGTGA
- a CDS encoding cysteine synthase family protein, producing the protein MPLSALTYRSITEAQMLPRLIRLGPNLYGAVFTLMKLVPAQYILRRALQRGELTEDTVIVETTSGTFGLSLAMQAALMERELILVSDPAIDDNLHRRLTDLGAKVEMCLEPAPVGGYQGARLTKLAEIRASLPSTFCPEQYNNPDNARSYHVVADQLVRTFGTVDCLVGTVGTAGSMCGTGGGLREYSPHTQIIGVDSHRSVLFGQPDGPRSLRGLGNSLWPANLDHTLFDEIHWCSAAEAYAQTRALHAESALFQGPTSGAAHLVAQWWAAKNPDGLCVVILPDEGYRYQATVYDDAWLAANGELLTERPTEPITVASPAEAGDRWTRLVWGRRSYEEVPGVVPRVTHPLAERALS; encoded by the coding sequence ATGCCGCTGTCCGCATTGACCTATCGCTCCATCACCGAGGCCCAGATGCTGCCACGCCTCATCCGGCTCGGCCCCAATCTGTACGGCGCGGTCTTCACCCTGATGAAACTGGTGCCCGCCCAGTACATCCTGCGTCGCGCGCTGCAACGCGGTGAGCTGACCGAGGACACCGTGATCGTCGAGACCACCTCGGGCACCTTCGGACTCTCCCTCGCGATGCAGGCCGCGCTGATGGAGCGTGAGCTGATCCTGGTGAGCGACCCCGCGATCGACGACAACCTCCACCGCAGACTGACCGACCTCGGCGCCAAGGTGGAGATGTGCCTGGAGCCCGCGCCGGTCGGCGGGTATCAGGGAGCCCGGCTGACCAAGCTGGCGGAGATCCGCGCCTCGCTGCCGTCCACCTTCTGCCCCGAGCAGTACAACAACCCGGACAACGCCCGCTCGTACCACGTGGTGGCCGATCAACTCGTGCGCACCTTCGGCACCGTGGACTGCCTGGTCGGCACCGTCGGCACCGCGGGATCGATGTGCGGCACCGGGGGCGGCCTGCGCGAATACAGCCCGCACACCCAGATCATCGGCGTCGACAGCCACCGCAGCGTGCTGTTCGGCCAGCCCGACGGGCCGCGCTCGCTGCGCGGTCTGGGCAACAGCCTGTGGCCCGCCAACCTCGACCACACCCTCTTCGACGAGATCCACTGGTGCAGCGCGGCCGAGGCATACGCCCAGACCCGGGCCCTGCACGCGGAATCCGCCCTCTTCCAGGGCCCCACCAGCGGCGCCGCCCATCTGGTCGCCCAGTGGTGGGCGGCGAAGAACCCGGACGGACTCTGTGTGGTGATCCTGCCCGACGAGGGATACCGCTACCAGGCCACCGTCTACGACGACGCGTGGCTCGCCGCCAACGGCGAACTGCTCACCGAGCGTCCCACCGAGCCGATCACCGTCGCGTCCCCCGCCGAGGCCGGTGACCGCTGGACCCGACTCGTCTGGGGCCGCCGCTCCTACGAGGAGGTGCCCGGCGTCGTGCCCAGGGTGACCCACCCCCTCGCCGAGCGGGCCCTGTCGTGA
- a CDS encoding ABC transporter ATP-binding protein: MIEVTDLSRSYGSTRALDGVSFRIGEGEVLCLLGHNGAGKSTLVSILATALPPSQGTARVAGYDVVREAREVRRRIGLTGQLAAVDENLSGRDNLILVARLLGASRTEAGARADELLRTFALTGAADRAAATYSGGMRRRLDLASSFVSRPQVLFLDEPTTGLDPVSRSGLWDSVRSAVAGGTTVLLTTQYLEEAEQLADRVIVLGRGRTIADGSVAQLKKQLGVSSVRATLAEPAAEPAARAALRHAGLEPQPGEPAGTVCVPVRESAALAAVVRALDDAGVAITGISLSEPTLDDVYVALAEGLSDLPVLS; this comes from the coding sequence ATGATTGAAGTGACGGACTTAAGCCGGTCCTACGGCAGCACCCGGGCGCTGGACGGTGTCAGCTTCCGGATCGGGGAGGGCGAGGTTCTGTGCCTGCTCGGCCACAACGGAGCGGGCAAGAGCACACTGGTGAGCATCCTCGCCACCGCCCTGCCGCCCAGTCAGGGCACGGCGCGGGTGGCCGGATACGACGTGGTGCGCGAGGCCCGCGAGGTACGCCGGCGCATCGGGCTGACGGGACAGCTCGCCGCGGTGGACGAGAACCTCTCCGGCCGGGACAACCTCATCCTGGTGGCCCGCTTGCTCGGCGCGAGCCGCACCGAGGCCGGGGCGCGAGCCGATGAGCTCCTGCGGACCTTCGCCCTGACCGGCGCGGCCGACCGGGCGGCGGCCACCTACTCGGGAGGCATGCGCCGCCGCCTCGACCTCGCCAGCAGCTTCGTCAGCCGCCCCCAGGTGCTGTTCCTCGACGAACCCACCACCGGACTCGACCCGGTCAGCCGCAGCGGGCTGTGGGACTCGGTCCGCTCGGCGGTGGCGGGCGGCACCACCGTCCTGCTGACCACGCAGTACCTCGAAGAGGCCGAACAACTCGCGGACCGGGTCATCGTGCTGGGCCGCGGCCGGACCATCGCCGACGGCTCGGTGGCCCAGCTCAAGAAGCAACTCGGCGTCAGCTCGGTCCGCGCCACCCTCGCCGAACCGGCGGCCGAACCGGCCGCACGGGCCGCGCTGCGCCACGCGGGGCTCGAGCCGCAGCCCGGTGAGCCCGCGGGCACCGTCTGCGTCCCCGTGCGCGAGTCCGCCGCCCTGGCGGCCGTCGTACGGGCCCTGGACGACGCGGGAGTGGCGATCACCGGGATCTCGCTGTCCGAGCCGACCCTCGACGACGTCTATGTGGCCCTCGCCGAGGGGCTGTCCGACCTGCCGGTCCTCTCCTGA
- a CDS encoding TrmB family transcriptional regulator sugar-binding domain-containing protein: protein MLLEAGRLVKTAVDRHRSEERLLTEMEPEEGVDAAEDIIESAQQSLSVVFTGGDDQRAARLVALLGRAVARGVDVRLLGRVGLMDERYLLKCLERYASGVDVRLIGEPLHGMVLADGSVSVVWTGSDEISREAVLVRAPAVLRNLRTLFTISWNGSAALEDHRRLSVRTRSVMARRILMALSSGRTDEAAAREIGMSVRTYRRNVAEITRELGANSRFQAGARAVELGLLPYVDPVDDEDSQPA, encoded by the coding sequence ATGCTCCTGGAGGCCGGCCGGCTGGTCAAGACGGCCGTCGACCGCCATCGCAGCGAAGAACGGCTCCTGACCGAGATGGAGCCGGAGGAGGGCGTGGACGCCGCCGAGGACATCATCGAGTCGGCGCAACAGAGCCTGTCCGTCGTGTTCACCGGCGGCGACGACCAGCGGGCCGCCAGGCTTGTCGCGCTGCTGGGCAGGGCCGTCGCCCGAGGGGTCGACGTGCGCCTGCTGGGGCGGGTGGGGCTGATGGACGAGCGGTACCTCCTGAAGTGCCTGGAGAGGTACGCGTCCGGAGTCGACGTCAGACTCATCGGGGAGCCGCTGCACGGAATGGTGCTCGCCGACGGCTCGGTGAGCGTGGTGTGGACCGGTTCGGACGAAATCTCGCGCGAGGCGGTACTGGTGCGGGCGCCGGCCGTGCTGCGCAATCTGCGCACCCTGTTCACGATCTCCTGGAACGGCAGCGCGGCGCTCGAGGACCACCGCCGCCTCAGCGTCCGGACCCGCAGCGTCATGGCCCGGCGGATTCTGATGGCGCTGAGTTCGGGGCGTACGGACGAAGCCGCGGCACGGGAAATCGGTATGTCGGTCCGCACCTACCGAAGGAACGTAGCCGAAATCACCCGTGAACTCGGTGCGAATTCACGATTTCAGGCCGGCGCCCGCGCGGTGGAGCTCGGTCTGCTGCCCTATGTGGACCCCGTCGATGATGAGGACTCGCAGCCCGCGTAA
- a CDS encoding HAD family acid phosphatase, translating to MRAALRKARVGAVVATAAVLGLAGTVDAQALGADRARTAAAAPSTAAAVDYQTWKNDVDKVMDQALPYIQERIQNGGGQKQAIVLDVDNTSLETYFQLFPPTPAVERVLELTRYANERGVGIFFITARPDVLEQVTRGNLVHVGYPITGLYQRSLGDIFGDPTEYKTAKRAEIESLGYTIIANIGNNQSDLVGGHAERTFKLPDYDGQLS from the coding sequence ATGAGAGCGGCTTTACGCAAGGCGCGGGTGGGCGCGGTTGTCGCCACGGCCGCGGTACTGGGGCTGGCGGGGACGGTGGACGCGCAGGCCCTCGGGGCGGATCGGGCGCGTACCGCGGCAGCGGCCCCCAGCACCGCCGCGGCAGTCGATTACCAGACGTGGAAGAACGACGTCGACAAGGTGATGGACCAGGCGCTTCCCTACATACAGGAGCGCATCCAGAACGGCGGGGGACAGAAGCAGGCGATCGTCCTCGACGTGGACAACACCTCGCTGGAGACGTACTTCCAGCTGTTCCCGCCGACTCCCGCCGTCGAGCGGGTCCTGGAGCTCACCCGCTACGCGAACGAGCGTGGCGTGGGCATCTTCTTCATCACCGCGCGCCCGGATGTCCTCGAGCAGGTGACCCGGGGCAACCTGGTGCACGTCGGCTACCCGATCACCGGCCTGTACCAGCGGTCGCTGGGTGACATCTTCGGTGACCCGACCGAGTACAAGACGGCCAAGCGGGCGGAGATCGAGTCCCTGGGCTACACCATCATCGCCAACATCGGAAACAATCAGAGCGATCTTGTCGGGGGACATGCCGAGCGCACGTTCAAACTGCCTGACTACGACGGTCAGTTGTCCTGA
- a CDS encoding DUF427 domain-containing protein — protein MTEYSPDYPAMIVPVGQVEPVPRRIRGYAAGRLVFDTVRARYVWLWPGYPQYCVPRDDIAEGALVDEGRNLTLKVGGARRQTLQLGSLTRPGAAWEWAEDAPSGIVGHVSFRWEAIDAWFEEDEQVFVHPRSPYTRVDAIRSGRGVRVELDGTVLADAPNSVMVVETGLPTRYYLDRVYLDWTRMEPTDTVTSCPYKGTTSGYWAVRTDTATYPDLAWAYDFPTRQVSPVAGLVAFYNEKVDLFLDGRPLPRPAPVNRVTWENEHR, from the coding sequence ATGACCGAGTATTCACCGGACTACCCCGCGATGATCGTTCCGGTCGGGCAGGTGGAGCCCGTACCTCGCCGCATTCGCGGCTACGCCGCAGGCCGCCTCGTCTTCGACACCGTGCGGGCGCGCTATGTGTGGCTCTGGCCGGGCTATCCGCAGTACTGCGTGCCCCGCGACGACATCGCCGAGGGAGCGCTGGTCGACGAGGGCCGGAACCTGACGCTGAAGGTCGGCGGAGCGCGCCGCCAGACCCTCCAACTGGGCTCGCTCACCCGCCCCGGCGCGGCCTGGGAGTGGGCCGAGGACGCGCCCTCCGGCATCGTCGGCCACGTCAGCTTCCGCTGGGAGGCCATCGACGCCTGGTTCGAGGAGGACGAGCAGGTGTTCGTCCACCCCAGGAGTCCCTACACCCGGGTCGACGCGATCCGGTCGGGCCGCGGTGTCCGCGTCGAACTGGACGGCACCGTGCTGGCCGACGCCCCGAACTCGGTGATGGTGGTGGAGACGGGGCTCCCGACGCGCTACTACCTGGACCGGGTGTATCTCGACTGGACGCGCATGGAGCCCACCGACACCGTCACCAGCTGTCCGTACAAAGGGACGACGAGCGGCTACTGGGCCGTGCGGACCGACACGGCCACCTACCCGGACCTCGCCTGGGCATACGACTTCCCGACCCGGCAGGTCTCCCCCGTCGCGGGGCTGGTCGCCTTCTACAACGAGAAGGTCGACCTCTTCCTGGACGGCCGGCCGCTTCCCCGCCCCGCCCCGGTCAACAGGGTGACCTGGGAGAACGAACACCGCTAG
- a CDS encoding AbgT family transporter yields MPTATGLPAPGGTSPDKERRGGLDRVLSFIERAGNALPNPIVLFAGLFVLLAVLSTVLALIGLSVTVPGTDDTKDIGGLLTGEGLRWLLENLIPNFATFPPIGAVLVLMMVVGLAEKTGLLETAMRASLARVPRAVLPYAVAVIASQAHMMSDVGAIVLPPLAALVFKSAGRHPVAGLIGGFACVTAGYAAGFTIGSLDALYVGITQQAASVLPAAEGLHIHVLINYFFTAASSVVLGLLGGFLISRVLEPRLPAYQAAESGETPREDLTLTPVQRKGLGYTCAVVGLYLAAVLALWLPPGAPLRGEGGAFVPSPVLSGVVPVLFGAFLIAGLTYGFTVRKLTGTEDVVTAMTDSVKNMSGYIVMMFFAAQVIALFTWSNLGVLLAVKAAALFNAIGVTGFWAIIAFVLLASCLNLVILSGSALWSLVGPVFIPAFMLMGMSPALSQAAFRIGDSATGAITPMNPYLLLILAMVREYEPEARLGTLISRLAIFVVPFLVVWLAILGIFYGLDLPLGPGARIGVK; encoded by the coding sequence ATGCCGACGGCGACCGGATTGCCCGCACCCGGGGGCACCTCCCCGGACAAGGAGCGGCGCGGCGGCCTCGACCGTGTCCTCTCCTTCATCGAACGGGCCGGCAACGCCCTGCCCAACCCCATCGTGCTGTTCGCCGGGCTCTTCGTGCTGCTGGCCGTTCTCTCCACCGTCCTCGCCCTCATCGGCCTCTCCGTCACCGTCCCCGGCACCGATGACACCAAGGACATCGGCGGACTGCTCACCGGTGAGGGGCTGCGCTGGCTGCTGGAGAACCTGATCCCCAACTTCGCCACCTTCCCGCCGATCGGCGCCGTCCTGGTGCTGATGATGGTGGTCGGACTCGCGGAGAAGACCGGCCTGCTGGAGACCGCGATGCGGGCCTCACTGGCCCGGGTGCCGCGCGCCGTGCTGCCGTACGCGGTGGCGGTCATCGCCAGCCAGGCGCACATGATGAGCGATGTCGGCGCCATCGTGCTGCCCCCGCTGGCGGCCCTGGTGTTCAAGAGCGCCGGGCGCCATCCCGTGGCGGGTCTCATCGGCGGTTTCGCCTGTGTCACCGCGGGTTACGCGGCCGGATTCACCATCGGCTCGCTCGACGCCCTGTACGTGGGCATCACCCAGCAGGCGGCCTCGGTGCTCCCGGCCGCCGAGGGCCTTCATATCCATGTGCTCATCAACTACTTCTTCACCGCCGCCAGCAGTGTCGTCCTGGGGCTGCTCGGCGGATTCCTCATCAGCCGCGTCCTCGAACCACGCCTTCCCGCCTACCAGGCGGCCGAGAGTGGCGAGACGCCGCGGGAGGACCTGACGCTCACCCCGGTGCAGCGCAAGGGGCTCGGGTACACCTGCGCGGTCGTCGGCCTGTATCTGGCGGCGGTCCTCGCGCTCTGGCTGCCACCGGGCGCCCCGCTGCGCGGAGAGGGCGGTGCCTTCGTGCCCTCGCCCGTGCTCAGCGGTGTCGTCCCGGTCCTCTTCGGGGCCTTCCTGATCGCCGGGCTCACCTACGGCTTCACGGTCAGGAAGCTCACCGGCACCGAGGACGTGGTCACCGCCATGACCGACTCGGTGAAGAACATGTCCGGGTACATCGTGATGATGTTCTTCGCCGCCCAGGTCATCGCGCTCTTCACCTGGTCCAACCTCGGAGTGCTGCTGGCGGTGAAGGCCGCCGCGCTGTTCAACGCCATCGGGGTGACCGGCTTTTGGGCGATCATCGCCTTCGTCCTGCTGGCCTCGTGCCTCAACCTGGTGATCCTCTCCGGATCCGCCCTGTGGTCCCTGGTCGGTCCCGTGTTCATCCCGGCGTTCATGCTGATGGGCATGAGCCCGGCGCTCAGCCAGGCGGCGTTCCGCATCGGTGACTCGGCGACCGGCGCCATCACCCCGATGAACCCGTATCTCCTCCTCATCCTGGCGATGGTCCGCGAATACGAACCGGAAGCCCGGCTGGGAACCCTCATCTCCCGGCTCGCCATCTTCGTGGTGCCGTTCCTGGTGGTGTGGCTGGCGATCCTCGGCATCTTCTACGGCCTGGACCTGCCGCTCGGCCCCGGAGCGCGTATCGGCGTCAAATGA
- a CDS encoding metal-dependent hydrolase family protein translates to MTDATTSETTRTALRVENATLIDGTGASPIADAVVIADAEGTITYAGPAATAPPASGDAFTGRVIDAGGRTVLPGFFDCHTHLAYAHATPPGRRGELDPVLVTYDTATRLRQTLDAGVTTVRDLGGLATGYRTAVATGRITGPRVHTAVRIISHTGGHADVRLPDGTDLSGGEMSELADTVDEARLAVRKVLRAGADLVKICATGGMGSPYDQPDDEGLLEEEIRAVVDECRRHGGKPVAAHAQGNAGILNAIRGGVTSIEHGYGLDDRAREMAGERGVFVVPTLSTVYAGIDKATMEPYHYEKKVRWSGITKENISRAIEQGTRIALGTDAAVCPHGQNLMELSYLVDLGMDPMDAIVAGTRTAAELLGVADRLGTLAPGRVADLIVCEGDPLADIGVLGDPANVVCVVQDGHVRKDTKGLLPSATPAGRRP, encoded by the coding sequence ATGACGGATGCCACCACGTCCGAGACCACCAGGACCGCTCTGCGCGTGGAGAACGCCACGTTGATCGACGGCACTGGGGCCAGCCCGATCGCGGACGCCGTCGTCATCGCGGACGCCGAAGGAACGATCACCTACGCGGGCCCGGCGGCGACCGCGCCCCCGGCCTCCGGCGACGCTTTCACCGGTCGTGTCATCGACGCCGGCGGCCGTACCGTGCTGCCGGGTTTCTTCGACTGCCACACCCACCTCGCCTACGCCCATGCGACACCGCCCGGCCGCCGCGGTGAGCTCGACCCGGTCCTGGTCACCTACGACACCGCCACCCGGCTGCGGCAGACCCTCGACGCGGGCGTCACCACCGTCCGGGACCTGGGCGGCCTGGCCACTGGTTACCGCACCGCCGTCGCGACCGGGCGGATCACCGGCCCCCGGGTGCACACCGCCGTGCGCATCATCAGCCACACCGGTGGCCACGCCGATGTGCGCCTGCCCGACGGCACCGACCTCAGCGGCGGTGAGATGTCCGAGCTGGCCGACACCGTGGACGAGGCGCGCCTGGCCGTGCGCAAGGTGCTGCGCGCGGGCGCCGACCTGGTCAAGATCTGCGCCACCGGTGGCATGGGAAGCCCGTACGACCAGCCGGACGACGAGGGGCTCCTGGAGGAGGAGATCCGCGCCGTGGTCGACGAGTGCCGGCGCCACGGCGGCAAGCCGGTGGCCGCGCACGCCCAGGGGAACGCGGGCATCCTCAACGCCATCCGCGGCGGGGTCACCAGCATCGAGCACGGCTACGGCCTGGACGACCGGGCCCGGGAGATGGCGGGGGAGCGCGGCGTCTTCGTCGTCCCGACCCTGTCCACCGTCTACGCGGGCATCGACAAGGCCACCATGGAGCCCTATCACTACGAGAAGAAGGTGCGCTGGTCCGGCATCACCAAGGAGAACATCTCCCGCGCCATCGAGCAGGGGACCCGGATCGCGCTCGGCACCGACGCCGCCGTCTGCCCGCACGGACAGAACCTGATGGAGCTCAGCTACCTCGTCGACCTGGGCATGGACCCCATGGACGCCATCGTGGCCGGCACCCGGACCGCCGCCGAACTCCTCGGCGTCGCCGACCGGCTCGGCACCCTGGCTCCCGGCCGCGTCGCCGACCTGATCGTCTGCGAGGGGGACCCGCTCGCGGACATCGGTGTGCTCGGCGATCCCGCCAATGTCGTGTGCGTCGTGCAGGACGGCCATGTCCGCAAGGACACCAAGGGCCTCCTGCCGTCGGCCACGCCGGCCGGAAGGCGGCCCTGA